In one Watersipora subatra chromosome 6, tzWatSuba1.1, whole genome shotgun sequence genomic region, the following are encoded:
- the LOC137398146 gene encoding dynein heavy chain-like, with translation MLHIAIFILHIDDSILHTDDSILQIDDSILQIDDSILHLDGFILHINDSILQIDDSILHLDGSMLHIAIFILHIDDSMLYTDGSILHRDDSILHIDNSILLIDGSILLIDDSILHIDDSILHRDDSILHIDDSILHRDDSILHIDDSILQIDDSILHIDDAMLYTDDSILHIHDSILHIDNSILLIDDSILHIDDSILHRDDSILHIDDSMLYTDDSILHIHDSISHRDDSILYIDNFNCT, from the coding sequence ATGTTACACATAGCCATATTCATATTGCACatagacgattccatattgcacacagacgattccatattgcaaatagacgattccatattgcaaatagacgattccatattgcactTAGACGGTTTCATATTGCACATAAATGATTCCATATTGCAAatagacgattccatattgcactTAGACGGTTCCATGTTACACATAGCCATATTCATATTGCACATAGACGATTCCATGTTGTACACAGACGGTTCCATATTGCACAGAGATgattccatattgcacataGACAATTCCATATTGCTCATAGACGGTTCCATATTGCTCatagacgattccatattgcacataGATGATTCTATATTGCACAGagacgattccatattgcacataGATGATTCTATATTGCACAGagacgattccatattgcacatagacgattccatattgcaaatagacgattccatattgcacataGACGATGCCATGTTGTACACagacgattccatattgcacataCACGATTCTATATTGCACATAGACAATTCCATATTGCTCatagacgattccatattgcacataGATGATTCTATATTGCACAGagacgattccatattgcacataGACGATTCCATGTTGTACACagacgattccatattgcacataCACGATTCTATATCGCACAGAGACGATTCCATATTGTACATAGACAATTTCAATTGCACATAG